The Macaca fascicularis isolate 582-1 chromosome 5, T2T-MFA8v1.1 genome segment AGTTTTGCAAGTTCTGTAGCAACATCCCAGGGCACAATTAAGAACAAAGCCCCGTTGGAGCCCACAGGAATGTCTGTGTGGTGTTTGACTGAACCTTGGGTCAGACTCCATTGGATTGGGTGTCTGACTTTCTCACGCACTGGCCTGCCCAGCTCTTGGGAATGGTCTTACAACTACTCACTCTGCCCTTGGAgcataaaagcagccatagataatatgtaaacaaatgggcatggctgtgtgccaataaaactttattcacaaaaacagATATTTCTTGAAACATGAGACATACTGACAGGAAAAAGCTGAATAATGCTCTGGAATTTACAGTGTTAAACTAGCTTGGCTAAACAGATGTCGGAGGCCTCATGAGAAGATGGAAAGTGAGTTCCTAAGGAATTTTTCTTGCTGCTGAAagtgaataaggaaaaaaatgggcCTAGGATGTTAGACAGGGAGTTCAGGTCACCAGCCCTCCCTGACAATGAGACCAACAAGTCACAAGCAAGTGGGGCCCAGCTCATCATATGTGCCTTGTCACCCCACTTTCTGTATCAGAAATTTCTCATGGGCTCTTGTAGCCGTATCTTCTAAGGGTCTGGCTTACAATACTCTGTGGTTAATAAGAACTAATATCCACCTCGGCACTCCCACAGTGCATTCCCAGTGCTCTGTCCATCCCCACTGCTACCCAACCCATCCAAGCCACCGGCGTCTCTCCTGCGCCACTCAACAGCCTCTTAAGTGGTCTCCTGCTTCCCTTTCCCCACTCCAAGCCACTCCTGCATGGAATGCAGCAGCCAAAGAGGCCTTTAAACAACATACATCAGACAGATTGGGCTTTGCCTAAAGCTCTCTTTAGCTTCTCTTCACATTGGAATAAAGCCCAATTTCTGTTCTCTGGCTCGAGCTGGCTCCTGCCCCCTTACTTACTCCCCTGCAGCCTTCCGTTGACCCTGAAAGATGCCCCATAGCATCTTTCCCTTCATATGAGGACATGTGAAGGGGACATATGAAGTGTCCCCTTCATAGTGCTTGCTACAGTTTGTGATATGTGTCTGTGTCATTATCTGATGGCTGTCTACCTTATCCACCTCCAGGAATAACAAGTGGATGTTAGCTCTGCCCACTTAGCTGCATACTCAGCAAGCAAGTAGCACATCCCTGGTACGCTCACATATCTGTGGAATAAGCGATTATCAGAATGACTGAGTGAATGAACCACTTCACAAAATCTAGGCACCCCATAAGGAATGCAAGATAGAAAGGCAGATAGAATTCAGTCAGACTAAGGGCTTGCTCAGAAATCAAGCACCATGAGAGGACTaggacacaaagaaaaacaagatgtGGTTCTTTCCCAAGAGATGGGCAGGCCAGTGCGTGACAAAGTCAGACGCCCAATCCAATTGAGTCTGACCCAAGGTTCAGTCAAACACCACACAGACATTTCCGTGGGCTCCAATGGGGCTTTGTTCTTAATCGTGCCCTGGGATGTTGCTACAGAACTTGCAGAACTATCCTTCTAAGAAGACTCCTTTTATGTGCTGAGAAGTTAAAAAACATTGTCCAGattcaggcgcagtggctcatgcctgtattcccagggctttgggaggcctaggccagaggatcactggaggccagaagttcgaggccagcctgggcaacatagtgagacccaggctctactaaaaatacaaaaataaggccTGCAATTCTAAAACAATTATCGTCTGGCCCTTTTGGGACTTTGCTGGCCCCTGCCTGTGATCAGTTAGCAGGTTCACACTGGGCTGCCTGACTCCAGCATCTACAAGACTCCTCCCATTCCTCAAAGATGTGGCTTCAGGGAAAAGCCACAGGTGCTCACTAGCTCATTTGTACCCAGTTATATTTGGTACATACACCGACTCCTGCATACCAGAAGCTGCCCTTGGACTAAGGGGATATCCTATGGACTCCTGAGACTCTTGGCAATTTTTGTGCTAATgcatgtgggagctaagaacaaaTTAACTGACGCCAGTGTGATGGTGCCTCCCTAAAGCTTTATTAGACCCTATTCCTATCCCTGTTTATACTTCCGGAATGTGGGGGAATGCCAGACCCCAGCAACAGAGATGGTCTGCAGGAGTCATCCAGGATGACATCTGGGCCTCCTCCTATAGCTCCAGGGGTACGAGCCCTCCTCCCAACTTGTTACGGACTTAAGAAGAGGTAGAAGGACCCATTTCCCAAGATGCAAAGGGCGCTCTTGGTTCTCCAGCTGGTCAGAGTTAGGATGAAGAGGCAGGAGCCAGGTGGTCTAAATGTGGCAGTACCAAGGAGAGTGGGGGTGTGTCTGGCCTCCCCATCCCCATTCTTAAGGCAGACACACCTTCAGTTAGTATGTCTTGCACTGTGCAAACCAGCTTCAATTCCCCAAACAAGAAGGCCCTGCACAAATCCCTATTTGAAAAGCTCAGGAATAACACTAATTAACTACAAGAATTTCAGAAGCCAGGGCCCCTTAGAGATAAGCTGCACATATAATCATGCTATCATCTGAACCAGGACTTTTTACTTTTAGATGGATTGCTAGAATATTTTATGATTAGCATTAAAAACTTAAGCTGAATATCATTTTCTTACTGgttattatactttttaattttctcaacccaatttattttttttgaagggaAATTAAATATCTAAGCATTATACACCTGTAACTAATAAAGTTTTACTTTACAGCACACTTATTAACTTATGCTTTCTGGAATTTAAGGTTTCTATTATGCagatattaaatcttaaagttattataatttttcataatttgtcctaattactgctttttttttttttttgagacggagtttcactcttgttgcccaggctggagtgcagtggagcaatctcggctcaccgaaacctccacctcccaggttcaagcgattctcctgcctcagcctctcaagtagctgggattacaggcatgagccaccatgcctggctagttttttggatttttagtacagatggggtttcaccacgttggccaggcgggtcttgaattcctggcctcaggtgatccacctgcctcggcctcccaaagtgctgggattacaggtgtgagctactgtgcccagcccctaatTACTGCTTTTGAACATTAAGTGAAAAATCTTTTAGCAATGTATTGTTATGTAAGGAGGCTATTTTCATATTCAGTGACTATGTcatcaaaatatatgaattaCTTATAGGGGTACCAGCAGTTGCTGAATATTAAATGTAGGTTACTTGTTCTTTCAGCTTCTACATTCAGAGTTCCTTAATTTGTAGTCAATGAACCACctgaataaaaaatgttaagtatgtgACAGTGAAGGTCCACGAGAGCTAGGTGCATAATTACATGATCAGATTCTTCACAACACACAGCTAAATGAAAATACAGCTACTCTATGAATCTCGAAGACCTGTGATGACACTGAAAATGACACAAAAGCAACCTAAGCTGTATGCTTTTTTAGCGTCTACTATTTAGGAGGGCCACCTTATGAAATAGATTTGAATCTCAAAAAAAGACTACTGTATCTGCAAGAAAATCCTAATACCATTCACTCACACAAATGATTTAACTCTCCATTTCAAGGGGAAAGAAATATACCATGCTCTGAAACAGAAGCTATAGCTTTTCGCATTAGTTCTCTAAAGGAGGTATACTCAAGCCCCTCTTCTTTATCTCACTACCCAAAGCATATGAGCAATACGCCTATTTCGAACAAACACAAGCCAATATGTGAAATTCTTTTCAGAAGGAAATCATGTCCAGTAAAActtaaaatttctattaatatttaaattataaaccaaaattggcaacccacacacacacatatatatatatttgctatgGACAAATCAAGACTGTGAGGTCATACGTTCAAATACAACTTTGGAATTAGtcacaaaaaaatcaacatattttCTCAGAAATTGTACCATTTCCTTTGGTTTACAATCCACGCTACAGGAGGTTTAATCTTAAATAATGTACCATTTACCCTAAGAGTAGGGTGCAGAAAACTGAATGACTACTAGGATTGAACAATAACAAGGCTTTAATGGCTCAATTTTCTTACGATTATACAAACATACAAATCTTGAAAAGGTAACGCCGTGTAgtaaaatccataaaaataaCAGTTTTGCCACAGTGCAGAGCAAGTTCATTCAGTTTGATTCCCCATGCCCTCGCCAAGCAGCTTTCTGATTAGAGCTGGAAGACACAGGCTGGGCGCGGAGGcgaccctgtagtcccagctactggggaggctgaggtggaaggatcacttgagtccaggagtttccggccagtgtgggcaacatagcaagaccccgtctctttttttaaaattgggagGCATAAAGTCTATACATTCTACACTGAATCATGAATACACTACGGAGTGTGTGCAGAAAGTAAACCCTGAAATCCCACACTCCAACATCATGTATGTCCATGAGCAGGATTTGCAATTCACTTCATACTGGAGGTAAGCACCTCAGCTGGGGTCCTCTTGCCGCAGTGGTCAGGCCGTCAGAGCTGAGGCCTTTCACTACAAGGGAAGTAGTCTTCGGTCCGAAACAGGACGGGGGCTTCGTAGCCGGCTTGCTGTGGCCTCGAGGGAGCAGACTTGCTAAAGAGCGAGGGCACGTTCATCGTGTGCAGGAGCTTCTTGAACGCCCTGGGGAAGGTGCCCAGCTCGGCCTCGGCCTTGGTGACCTGCTCCTCCATCCTGGCTACGCGGCCGCCCACCATCCTCACGAAGGCCTCCAGCCGGTCGATCCTGCTGTAGATGTGCCGCATCTCGGCGGCCTTCGCGTGGATGCGCGGCACGCCCTCGCTGACGACTTGGGAAGAGTCGCCGCGAAGCATGTCCAGCA includes the following:
- the BLOC1S4 gene encoding biogenesis of lysosome-related organelles complex 1 subunit 4 codes for the protein MEGSSSDSGAPPEGLAEEAEPQGAAWSGDSGTVSQSHSSASGPWEDEGAEDGAPGRDLPLLHRAAAGYAACLLPGAGARPEVEALDASLEDLLTRVDEFVGMLDMLRGDSSQVVSEGVPRIHAKAAEMRHIYSRIDRLEAFVRMVGGRVARMEEQVTKAEAELGTFPRAFKKLLHTMNVPSLFSKSAPSRPQQAGYEAPVLFRTEDYFPCSERPQL